A part of Chlamydiales bacterium STE3 genomic DNA contains:
- a CDS encoding hypothetical protein (Product derived from UniProtKB/Trembl:Q6MEK0) gives MKFSLEYLQRDFYRKNKALELEGLLPSQRLAQLQEGIQDISLDLLPKNQSAFSQKSYFSKARDLWRGNAKVKKIVTSHNLVELAYQLTSEKPIRLAFDQLLPALETSKDPTDYPSFYKKETVQKLSAIQELLSLLIICVEGEGRAPDFAASDPFPSTPGNGVYLSPEYEIDFQKLYSRKNQTFLLIGYAKKISQYFRIEEDPQVHELKKLGYVFGDKLNDSVHPILLR, from the coding sequence ATGAAATTTTCATTAGAATACTTACAGCGTGATTTTTATCGCAAAAATAAAGCCCTTGAGCTAGAAGGTTTGCTCCCTTCCCAGCGTCTTGCACAATTGCAAGAGGGAATTCAGGACATTTCTTTAGATCTGTTGCCTAAGAACCAAAGTGCGTTTAGCCAAAAAAGCTATTTTTCTAAAGCAAGAGATTTATGGCGTGGCAATGCAAAAGTGAAAAAAATTGTAACAAGTCATAATTTAGTTGAGCTTGCTTACCAATTAACGTCTGAAAAGCCTATCCGTCTAGCTTTTGATCAACTTCTTCCTGCACTGGAAACATCTAAAGACCCTACTGATTACCCCTCGTTTTATAAGAAAGAGACTGTTCAGAAACTGTCAGCTATTCAGGAGTTATTATCTCTTTTAATTATTTGCGTTGAAGGAGAGGGGCGTGCTCCCGATTTTGCAGCTAGTGACCCATTTCCCTCTACTCCTGGAAACGGCGTGTACCTGTCTCCTGAATATGAAATTGATTTCCAAAAACTCTATTCGCGTAAGAATCAAACCTTTTTACTAATTGGCTACGCAAAGAAAATAAGTCAGTATTTCCGTATCGAAGAGGATCCGCAAGTCCATGAGCTGAAGAAATTAGGTTACGTTTTTGGAGATAAACTAAATGATAGCGTCCACCCGATTCTTTTGCGCTAA
- a CDS encoding Ribonuclease 3 (Product derived from UniProtKB/Swiss-Prot:Q6MEK1;Gene name derived from UniProtKB/Swiss-Prot:Q6MEK1;EC number derived from UniProtKB/Swiss-Prot:Q6MEK1), whose amino-acid sequence MDDLLKKTSKIEDKLGYVFKDKHLLALAFIHRSYINENKHVTQHNERLEFLGDSVLGLLIADYLYQQLPNTPEGDLSYLRSRLVEAASCVLYVTKLNVDGFLLLGKGERMNDGRGRESILADLFEAIIGAIYLDGGLEASRAFIFNNFFPEIDSILKTPLRNWKALLQDYCQKKHQQPPDYKILDETGPDHSKIFLVAVALNEEVLGQGHGSSKKEAQQAAAQDALKKLNFPNLLI is encoded by the coding sequence ATGGATGATTTATTAAAGAAAACTTCAAAAATCGAAGATAAGCTTGGATACGTTTTTAAAGATAAGCATTTATTGGCTTTGGCTTTTATCCACCGCTCTTACATTAATGAGAATAAACATGTCACCCAGCACAATGAACGACTTGAATTTTTAGGGGATTCTGTATTGGGCCTACTCATTGCAGATTACCTTTACCAACAACTGCCGAACACGCCAGAGGGGGATCTGTCCTACCTACGCTCTCGTCTTGTTGAGGCAGCTTCTTGCGTCCTTTATGTAACAAAGCTAAATGTCGATGGCTTTTTATTGCTCGGTAAGGGGGAACGCATGAACGACGGACGAGGAAGAGAATCTATCTTGGCAGATCTTTTCGAAGCCATTATCGGAGCCATTTATCTTGATGGAGGCCTTGAGGCATCTCGAGCATTTATCTTTAATAATTTCTTCCCTGAAATTGACTCAATTCTAAAAACTCCTCTAAGAAATTGGAAAGCTCTGTTGCAGGATTACTGCCAAAAAAAACACCAGCAACCCCCTGACTATAAAATTCTTGATGAAACAGGGCCTGACCACAGCAAAATCTTTCTTGTTGCTGTTGCCCTCAATGAAGAAGTTCTAGGTCAAGGGCACGGCTCTTCAAAAAAAGAAGCCCAGCAGGCCGCTGCACAAGATGCTTTAAAAAAACTTAATTTTCCCAATCTTCTTATTTAA
- a CDS encoding Octanoyltransferase LipM (Product derived from UniProtKB/Swiss-Prot:C0ZBW9;Gene name derived from UniProtKB/Swiss-Prot:C0ZBW9;EC number derived from UniProtKB/Swiss-Prot:C0ZBW9): MSDWAVIQELPRLPSENMASDYARLQNISINERPSIRFYQWHKNSATFGYFLKPENYLNKNSALITARRPTGGGIIFHDYDLSFSVLVPAGHAKFSINTLDNYAFVSQCLLKALNSFRPSLKAQLFSQKGEVKPHFCMASPTIYDLIVDGKKIAGGAQRKTKKGFLHQGTICLSLPSEEFFHTHLKNPLEALKIKKHCYPLLQNTSDEDEQKADLIQKLIAAFSQSG, translated from the coding sequence ATGAGTGATTGGGCTGTCATTCAAGAGCTTCCACGTCTACCTTCTGAAAATATGGCAAGCGATTATGCCAGACTTCAAAATATTTCCATTAACGAAAGACCCTCTATCCGTTTTTATCAGTGGCATAAGAATTCTGCAACATTTGGTTACTTTTTAAAACCAGAGAACTATCTAAATAAAAATAGCGCTCTGATTACTGCTCGCCGCCCAACCGGTGGAGGAATAATTTTTCACGACTATGATTTGTCTTTCTCTGTCTTGGTGCCAGCAGGCCATGCTAAATTTTCTATCAATACTTTAGATAACTATGCTTTTGTGAGTCAGTGTCTTCTAAAAGCTTTGAACAGTTTTCGGCCCTCCCTTAAGGCCCAGCTTTTTTCTCAGAAAGGGGAAGTAAAGCCCCATTTTTGTATGGCAAGCCCCACAATCTACGATCTTATTGTTGACGGGAAAAAAATTGCCGGAGGAGCACAGCGTAAAACGAAAAAGGGTTTTCTGCACCAGGGTACTATCTGCTTGAGCCTTCCAAGTGAGGAGTTTTTTCATACACATCTAAAAAATCCTCTTGAGGCCCTAAAAATTAAGAAGCATTGTTATCCCTTACTTCAAAACACTTCCGATGAGGATGAGCAAAAGGCTGATTTAATCCAAAAACTCATTGCGGCGTTTTCTCAATCAGGTTAA
- a CDS encoding Porphobilinogen deaminase/Uroporphyrinogen-III synthase (Product derived from UniProtKB/Trembl:D6YU14;Gene name derived from UniProtKB/Trembl:D6YU14;EC number derived from UniProtKB/Trembl:D6YU14), with translation MYNLGLMKLIVGARKSPLSQKQIQEALTELNMYHPDVIFQPLLVETTGDTDLKTSLRLLEKTNFFTKEIDELLLSGQCHLAIHSAKDLPDPLPEGLSIVAITKGVDPSDSLVFRDGEGLSTLPQGAIIATSSLKREQVVKNLRQDFVFQDIRGTIGERLANLDNRKVDGVVIAEAALIRLGLTQRTRLKLEGETTPLQGKLAIVARQNDASMKMLFSCLDTRKGLRSLYLGIDPPFSRFEDRRLIHQPIIAIEPKSLNTPDICEGFQSLPLYTHLIFTSKQAVKLFFKALPFYQIPLVFLTQKTFVAVGKATKKAIEEQGIKVAITAEDECAEGLIQKLQNLNPKTTFFFWPHSSQARPIISHFLKKNNYRFNECHLYHTSPRASFSAPCTSLYDEIIFTSPSTVEAFFHFFPNFRENKIFTSIGPITQSSLAKYI, from the coding sequence TTGTATAATTTAGGTCTCATGAAACTAATTGTCGGTGCGCGAAAATCGCCTCTATCTCAAAAACAAATCCAAGAAGCTCTGACAGAACTCAACATGTACCATCCCGACGTTATCTTCCAACCCCTTCTTGTGGAGACAACTGGAGACACGGACCTCAAAACCTCTCTTCGACTTCTTGAGAAAACCAACTTTTTTACTAAAGAAATCGATGAGCTACTACTTTCAGGGCAATGCCATCTCGCCATACACTCTGCTAAAGATCTTCCAGATCCACTGCCGGAGGGCCTTAGCATTGTCGCCATCACAAAAGGAGTTGACCCTTCAGATTCTTTAGTTTTTAGAGATGGAGAAGGGCTTTCAACACTTCCTCAAGGGGCAATTATTGCTACCTCTTCTTTAAAAAGGGAACAGGTTGTAAAAAATTTACGCCAAGATTTTGTTTTTCAAGATATAAGAGGCACTATTGGGGAAAGGCTTGCTAATCTCGACAATAGGAAAGTCGATGGGGTTGTGATCGCAGAAGCAGCACTCATCCGCCTTGGCTTGACACAACGCACTCGTCTGAAATTAGAGGGGGAAACGACCCCTCTGCAAGGCAAGTTGGCTATAGTCGCCCGCCAAAATGACGCCTCAATGAAAATGCTTTTTTCCTGTCTTGATACAAGAAAAGGCCTTCGCAGCCTATATCTTGGGATAGACCCACCTTTTTCTCGATTCGAAGACCGCCGCTTAATCCATCAGCCAATCATTGCCATAGAACCAAAAAGCTTAAATACACCAGATATTTGTGAAGGCTTTCAGAGCCTTCCACTTTACACCCATCTTATCTTTACTAGTAAGCAGGCTGTCAAACTTTTTTTTAAAGCTCTGCCATTCTATCAAATTCCCCTTGTCTTTCTGACTCAAAAAACTTTTGTGGCTGTGGGTAAAGCTACAAAAAAAGCGATAGAAGAGCAAGGGATCAAGGTTGCCATCACAGCAGAAGACGAGTGTGCAGAAGGTCTTATTCAAAAATTACAAAACCTCAATCCTAAGACGACTTTTTTTTTCTGGCCCCACTCAAGCCAGGCAAGACCCATTATCAGCCATTTTCTTAAGAAGAATAATTACCGATTTAATGAATGCCACCTTTATCATACGTCACCGAGAGCCTCTTTTTCGGCGCCTTGCACATCACTTTACGATGAAATCATTTTCACAAGTCCTTCAACAGTAGAGGCTTTTTTTCATTTTTTTCCGAATTTCAGAGAAAATAAAATTTTTACCTCAATTGGTCCCATTACGCAATCAAGCCTTGCCAAATACATTTAG
- a CDS encoding 6-phosphogluconate dehydrogenase, decarboxylating (Product derived from UniProtKB/Swiss-Prot:P52209;Gene name derived from UniProtKB/Swiss-Prot:P52209;EC number derived from UniProtKB/Swiss-Prot:P52209) yields the protein MLRLYLGVRMTADIGLIGLAVMGQNLALNMNDNGFKVAVFNRTVLKVDEFLKGPASGSQILGAHSIEEFVKVLKRPRRVILMVKAGNAVDAFIDQLIPYMEKGDIIIDGGNSLYEDTNRRVRDLDKKGILFVGAGISGGEEGARHGPSIMPGGNAAAWPHIKEIFQSIAAKVDGEPCCDWVGDEGAGHFVKMIHNGIEYGDMQLISEAYNQLKSTLQLKPEELQQIFSTWNKGELDSYLIEITSHILSTNDVDETLLVDKILDVAGQKGTGKWTVINSLDLGIPLTLISEAVFARFLSSLKEERVEASKEFAITQGLFSGNQEELIEAIKNALYASKIISYTQGFMLFRQAAEQYKWKLNFGGIALMWRGGCIIRSKFLGKIKEAYAHNPELKNLLLDPFFKGEIERSLKGWRFAVARAVELGVPVPCFSTALAFFDGYRSEKLPANLIQAQRDYFGAHTYERIDSPRGQFFHTNWTGTGGMVSSTPYNA from the coding sequence ATGCTAAGGCTTTATTTAGGAGTAAGGATGACTGCTGATATAGGATTAATAGGTCTTGCTGTGATGGGGCAAAATCTCGCCCTGAATATGAACGATAATGGTTTTAAGGTTGCGGTTTTTAACCGAACTGTATTGAAAGTGGACGAGTTTCTAAAGGGACCAGCCAGCGGTTCTCAAATATTGGGTGCTCACTCGATTGAAGAGTTTGTGAAGGTTTTGAAGCGACCAAGACGTGTAATATTGATGGTTAAAGCTGGAAATGCTGTTGATGCCTTCATCGATCAGTTAATTCCCTACATGGAAAAAGGCGATATTATTATTGATGGGGGAAATAGCCTCTATGAAGACACCAATCGCCGGGTAAGAGATCTCGATAAAAAAGGCATCCTCTTTGTTGGTGCTGGAATCTCTGGAGGAGAGGAGGGCGCTCGGCATGGTCCGTCGATTATGCCAGGAGGCAATGCTGCTGCTTGGCCGCACATCAAAGAGATCTTTCAATCAATTGCTGCAAAGGTAGATGGCGAGCCCTGCTGCGATTGGGTAGGAGATGAGGGGGCAGGACATTTTGTAAAAATGATACATAATGGCATTGAGTATGGCGATATGCAGCTGATTTCCGAAGCCTACAACCAACTAAAATCAACGCTGCAGCTGAAGCCTGAAGAACTTCAACAAATCTTCAGCACCTGGAATAAGGGGGAGCTGGATAGCTATTTAATCGAAATCACGAGCCATATTCTTTCGACAAACGATGTGGATGAGACCCTCTTAGTGGATAAAATCCTTGATGTAGCAGGTCAGAAAGGAACCGGTAAGTGGACTGTTATTAACTCCCTCGATCTGGGGATTCCGCTTACCTTAATCAGTGAAGCCGTCTTTGCTAGGTTCCTCTCTTCTTTAAAAGAGGAAAGAGTAGAGGCAAGTAAAGAATTTGCTATTACACAAGGACTTTTTTCTGGGAATCAGGAAGAACTTATTGAAGCGATCAAGAATGCTCTCTACGCCTCAAAGATTATTAGTTACACTCAAGGGTTTATGCTTTTCCGTCAGGCTGCTGAACAATACAAGTGGAAACTGAACTTTGGCGGGATTGCTTTGATGTGGAGAGGGGGATGCATTATTCGCAGTAAATTTTTAGGCAAAATCAAAGAAGCCTACGCACATAATCCGGAACTTAAAAACCTGCTGCTCGACCCTTTCTTTAAAGGAGAAATTGAGCGCTCTTTAAAAGGATGGCGGTTTGCTGTTGCCCGAGCTGTAGAGCTTGGTGTCCCTGTTCCCTGTTTCAGTACAGCTCTAGCATTTTTTGACGGCTACCGCTCAGAGAAACTCCCCGCTAATCTTATTCAAGCCCAAAGAGATTACTTTGGTGCTCATACTTACGAGCGTATCGATTCACCTCGCGGTCAATTTTTCCACACTAATTGGACAGGTACCGGCGGGATGGTGAGCTCTACACCTTACAACGCGTAG
- a CDS encoding 50S ribosomal protein L21 (Product derived from UniProtKB/Swiss-Prot:Q6MEQ8;Gene name derived from UniProtKB/Swiss-Prot:Q6MEQ8), with protein MHAKSGENTYAIIKTGGKQYRVQEGDIISVELLKADVGSEIQFDQILFVGTGQDFKVGAPAIANYFVKGEILGEVSGPKITSIKYKPSHNQVRKFGHRQHYSRVKIVGIGKQ; from the coding sequence ATGCACGCCAAATCTGGTGAAAATACGTATGCTATCATCAAGACTGGTGGAAAGCAATATAGAGTTCAAGAAGGCGATATCATTAGTGTTGAGTTACTGAAAGCTGATGTAGGCTCTGAAATTCAGTTTGACCAAATTTTATTTGTAGGAACTGGCCAAGATTTCAAAGTTGGAGCTCCAGCAATCGCAAACTATTTCGTGAAAGGTGAAATACTGGGTGAAGTTTCTGGACCTAAAATCACTTCTATTAAGTATAAACCAAGTCATAACCAAGTACGTAAATTTGGGCATAGACAACATTACAGCCGTGTTAAAATTGTTGGCATCGGCAAGCAATAA
- a CDS encoding 50S ribosomal protein L27 (Product derived from UniProtKB/Swiss-Prot:Q6MEQ7;Gene name derived from UniProtKB/Swiss-Prot:Q6MEQ7) gives MAHKKGQGSTRNGRDSHSKRLGIKVGAGELVTAGSILVRQRGTKWHPSKNVGKGTDDTLFALVDGVVSFRKTNKTYVSIESSQ, from the coding sequence ATGGCACATAAGAAGGGGCAGGGATCCACCCGTAACGGTCGCGACTCTCATTCTAAGCGCTTAGGAATTAAAGTTGGAGCGGGAGAACTAGTAACAGCAGGAAGCATTTTGGTTCGCCAAAGAGGCACCAAATGGCATCCTTCTAAAAATGTTGGCAAAGGAACAGATGACACTCTTTTTGCATTAGTCGACGGTGTTGTTTCATTTCGCAAAACTAACAAGACTTATGTTTCAATTGAAAGCAGCCAGTAA
- a CDS encoding DNA repair protein RadA-like protein (Product derived from UniProtKB/Swiss-Prot:Q9KGG1;Gene name derived from UniProtKB/Swiss-Prot:Q9KGG1), with amino-acid sequence MKPKNVWYCQDCGHKQMKWSGQCPACGKWNTLQEEVEIISKPRFESTKASGNRPMRLKEVSLEEKPRHKTSIQEFDRLVGGGIVPGSLTLVGGDPGIGKSTLMLQLSACFAAQSHTVLYISGEESIEQTTLRALRLGINEDNLFILSETNFSLIKAQIDLINPTILIVDSIQIVYKSEITSSPGSVSQVREVTTEFMHLAKGHNIATFLIGHVTKSGEIAGPKILEHLVDTVLYFEGDKQHCYRLIRVVKNRFGATDEIAVFQMHGNGLKEVSNPSEIFLEERKKGVIGSVIIPTLEGSRPILIEVQALVTETVFPSPSRRATGLDQNRMALLLAVLEKRMGYPLHRSDIFVSIAGGLKILEPAIDLGVLIATASSLRNRVIDAETVVVGEVGLGGEIRSVPRVESRIKEAIHMGFKRCLIPGRNLKGISADLKTKIALKGVDMVEEAVEALIV; translated from the coding sequence GTGAAGCCAAAAAATGTCTGGTATTGCCAAGATTGCGGCCATAAACAAATGAAATGGAGTGGACAATGCCCTGCCTGTGGCAAATGGAACACCCTGCAGGAAGAAGTAGAAATCATTTCTAAGCCACGCTTTGAATCCACTAAGGCCTCCGGCAATCGCCCAATGCGCCTTAAAGAGGTCTCATTAGAAGAAAAACCACGCCATAAAACCTCTATTCAAGAATTTGATCGCCTTGTTGGCGGCGGCATTGTCCCCGGCTCCTTAACGCTCGTTGGAGGTGATCCGGGAATCGGCAAGTCGACTCTGATGTTGCAACTTTCCGCTTGCTTTGCTGCTCAATCCCACACAGTCCTTTATATTTCCGGAGAAGAATCGATCGAACAAACGACCCTTCGAGCTTTACGTCTCGGCATCAATGAAGACAATCTTTTTATTTTAAGCGAAACAAACTTTTCACTGATTAAAGCACAGATCGATTTGATCAACCCGACGATTCTTATTGTTGACTCCATACAAATTGTTTACAAAAGTGAAATTACATCATCTCCTGGCTCTGTATCCCAGGTACGTGAAGTCACAACAGAGTTTATGCACCTAGCAAAAGGCCACAATATCGCTACTTTCCTGATCGGCCATGTGACAAAATCGGGAGAAATTGCAGGACCTAAGATTTTAGAGCATTTGGTTGACACAGTTCTTTATTTTGAAGGCGACAAACAGCATTGCTACCGCCTTATTCGCGTCGTAAAAAATCGTTTTGGAGCCACGGATGAAATCGCTGTCTTCCAGATGCATGGCAATGGGCTTAAAGAAGTGAGCAACCCTTCTGAAATTTTTCTTGAAGAACGCAAAAAAGGTGTCATTGGATCCGTTATTATTCCAACCTTAGAGGGATCTCGTCCCATTCTTATCGAAGTCCAAGCTCTCGTGACAGAAACAGTCTTCCCCTCTCCTTCTAGACGAGCAACCGGCCTTGATCAAAATCGTATGGCATTACTCCTTGCGGTTTTAGAAAAACGCATGGGTTATCCTTTGCATCGCTCAGATATTTTTGTCTCTATTGCTGGCGGGCTAAAGATTTTAGAACCTGCTATTGACCTCGGCGTGCTTATCGCAACAGCATCATCATTGCGCAACCGAGTGATTGATGCTGAAACTGTGGTAGTCGGAGAGGTTGGCCTAGGGGGAGAAATTCGCAGTGTCCCACGGGTAGAAAGCCGAATCAAAGAAGCCATCCATATGGGCTTTAAACGATGCTTAATCCCAGGGCGCAACTTGAAAGGGATTAGTGCAGACTTAAAAACTAAAATAGCTTTAAAAGGTGTAGACATGGTAGAAGAAGCTGTTGAAGCTTTGATTGTATAA
- a CDS encoding hypothetical protein (Product derived from UniProtKB/Trembl:F8LF50): MRIAYLQVPLELPEINQLIKEFPQFLFLSSPKKSTPITHEHWEKIEILFGKRLICEDLQIAEQLKWIHSPIFEVNSLCIKKIEERGNILVSNTIENNNFQIAEFVLSAILAFAKNLFPLKAVNQNPQLVWDCKWRNNMWTLQDKTFLQIGMAPASQEITRRMRETGMKIWGMSEKGTFFPHCHQSFSFEELEEMLPKADVVSILFPPTKKYEKWLGHKELALMKEDSILTLLGSSKCIDENALSALAETKKWRGILLDADYQFPVPLNSKLWGIPHMLIAPEVAPRPKKPSQEAFKIFRYNLRQYIRGYFSEMKNIVDPSILFSLQEDL; this comes from the coding sequence ATGCGTATCGCCTACTTACAAGTCCCTCTTGAACTTCCCGAGATTAATCAACTGATTAAGGAGTTCCCCCAATTTTTGTTTCTTTCTTCCCCAAAAAAAAGCACTCCAATCACCCATGAACACTGGGAAAAAATTGAAATCCTTTTTGGGAAACGGCTCATTTGCGAAGATTTGCAAATTGCAGAACAACTCAAATGGATTCATTCGCCGATCTTTGAAGTCAACAGCCTTTGCATTAAAAAAATTGAAGAGCGAGGTAATATTCTTGTTAGCAATACCATTGAAAATAACAACTTTCAAATTGCTGAATTTGTTCTCTCTGCCATTCTCGCTTTTGCCAAGAATTTATTTCCTTTAAAGGCGGTTAATCAGAACCCTCAACTTGTCTGGGATTGCAAGTGGCGTAACAACATGTGGACATTGCAGGATAAAACGTTTTTACAAATTGGCATGGCCCCCGCCTCTCAAGAGATTACGAGAAGGATGAGGGAGACAGGGATGAAAATATGGGGCATGAGCGAAAAAGGAACTTTTTTCCCGCATTGCCATCAATCTTTCTCTTTTGAGGAATTAGAGGAGATGCTCCCAAAAGCGGATGTCGTGAGCATTTTGTTCCCCCCAACAAAAAAATATGAAAAATGGCTTGGACATAAAGAATTGGCACTTATGAAAGAGGATTCTATTTTGACTCTGTTGGGATCTAGTAAGTGTATTGATGAAAACGCATTAAGCGCTTTAGCGGAAACAAAGAAATGGCGGGGAATCCTACTAGATGCCGATTATCAGTTTCCTGTTCCTTTAAACTCTAAGCTGTGGGGAATCCCTCATATGTTGATCGCCCCTGAAGTTGCACCACGACCTAAAAAGCCTAGCCAAGAAGCTTTTAAAATCTTCCGCTATAATTTGAGACAATATATACGAGGCTATTTTTCTGAAATGAAAAATATTGTCGATCCTTCCATCCTATTTAGCCTTCAGGAAGATCTATAA
- a CDS encoding Superoxide dismutase [Mn], mitochondrial (Product derived from UniProtKB/Swiss-Prot:Q8HXP1;Gene name derived from UniProtKB/Swiss-Prot:Q8HXP1;EC number derived from UniProtKB/Swiss-Prot:Q8HXP1) — protein MFKRRNFMPVPKFELPKLPYDYAALEPVISAEIMELHYDKHHRAYITNLNKALELFVEAQQKGDLDGMTAQLQAIKFNGGGNINHSIFWSNLAPESQGGGQPPEGELAQAIDKDFGSLKNLIELMSAKATALQGSGWVWLGLNKSKHLEIAACDNQDSLHATKGLVPLLGIDVWEHAYYLQYKNVRPDYVKAIWKVVNWKDVAERFSKANK, from the coding sequence TTGTTTAAAAGGAGAAACTTTATGCCAGTCCCCAAATTTGAACTTCCTAAATTACCCTACGACTATGCTGCGTTAGAGCCTGTTATTAGCGCAGAAATTATGGAACTCCATTACGATAAACATCACCGCGCATATATCACAAACCTTAATAAAGCACTAGAATTATTTGTTGAAGCACAGCAGAAAGGTGATTTAGATGGCATGACAGCACAATTACAAGCCATTAAGTTCAATGGTGGTGGCAACATTAACCACTCTATTTTTTGGAGCAACTTGGCTCCAGAAAGCCAGGGAGGAGGACAACCTCCTGAAGGTGAATTAGCTCAAGCAATCGATAAAGATTTTGGCTCACTAAAAAATTTGATTGAATTAATGAGCGCAAAAGCCACTGCCTTACAAGGCTCTGGTTGGGTCTGGCTGGGCCTAAACAAATCAAAGCACTTAGAAATCGCAGCATGCGATAATCAAGATTCTCTCCATGCGACAAAAGGCCTTGTACCTCTCTTGGGAATTGATGTTTGGGAGCATGCATACTATCTGCAATATAAAAACGTGCGTCCTGATTATGTGAAAGCCATTTGGAAAGTCGTTAACTGGAAAGACGTTGCTGAGCGCTTTTCAAAAGCAAACAAATAG
- a CDS encoding GTPase Obg (Product derived from UniProtKB/Swiss-Prot:Q6MEQ6;Gene name derived from UniProtKB/Swiss-Prot:Q6MEQ6), giving the protein MGAFSKYMFVDRVKVQLIAGKGGNGVVAWRREKYIPKGGPCGGNGGRGGSIILRSDVQIFSLDEYRNHRILKAENGRSGGPNRQQGRAGKDLIIKIPCGTLVKNIKTGEILHDFTQDGDELILCKGGRGGRGNDSFKTPTNRTPNTCTPGTSGESTEVELELKLIADVGLVGFPNAGKSTLISTLAHIRVKIAAYPFTTLQPNLGFFQLEDRSRIYIADIPGIIEGAHNNRGLGFEFLRHIERTKLLLFVLDSSGIDGRTPLGDYQILRNELGAFNSELLNRPSLILLNKIDQEESLKNIHDFYEALPELKPVTFEVSALAGQGLKELTAAIASQLRMMSS; this is encoded by the coding sequence CTGGGCGCCTTTTCTAAATACATGTTTGTAGATCGAGTTAAAGTACAGCTTATCGCTGGCAAGGGTGGCAACGGCGTTGTCGCTTGGCGTCGTGAAAAATATATCCCCAAGGGTGGTCCATGCGGTGGCAATGGCGGTCGTGGTGGCTCTATTATTTTGCGTTCGGATGTTCAGATTTTTTCTTTAGATGAATACCGTAATCATCGGATTCTTAAAGCGGAAAATGGAAGGTCGGGCGGGCCAAATCGCCAACAAGGGCGAGCCGGTAAAGATCTGATTATCAAGATCCCTTGTGGAACGCTTGTCAAAAATATCAAAACGGGCGAGATCCTTCACGATTTTACTCAAGATGGTGACGAACTTATTCTCTGTAAAGGTGGGCGAGGAGGAAGAGGCAATGACAGCTTTAAAACACCAACCAATAGAACCCCTAATACTTGCACTCCAGGCACATCGGGAGAGAGTACAGAGGTCGAGTTAGAGCTTAAATTAATTGCCGACGTAGGCCTAGTGGGGTTTCCGAACGCAGGAAAGTCTACCTTAATTTCCACTTTGGCGCATATTCGTGTAAAAATTGCAGCTTACCCCTTCACAACATTACAACCGAATCTTGGGTTTTTTCAGCTTGAAGACAGAAGCCGTATTTACATTGCAGATATTCCGGGTATTATCGAAGGGGCCCATAATAATAGAGGCTTAGGGTTTGAATTTTTACGTCATATAGAGCGCACCAAGCTCCTCCTTTTTGTTCTTGACTCATCAGGGATTGATGGACGTACACCTTTAGGTGACTACCAAATTTTAAGGAATGAATTAGGTGCTTTTAACTCCGAATTGTTAAATCGCCCGAGTTTGATTCTTTTGAACAAGATAGATCAAGAAGAAAGCCTCAAAAATATTCATGATTTTTACGAAGCTTTGCCAGAACTCAAGCCAGTTACCTTTGAAGTTTCCGCGCTAGCTGGACAAGGCCTTAAGGAACTGACTGCAGCGATTGCTAGCCAATTGAGAATGATGAGTTCCTAA